Part of the Poecilia reticulata strain Guanapo linkage group LG2, Guppy_female_1.0+MT, whole genome shotgun sequence genome is shown below.
TTAACAACAACAGTTTTCAGGGTAGTAGGTTACTGAGTGAAAGAAGATTCAAGGTTAGCCCTTTCTTAAATGATGCaaggtgtttttaaaatgaagtcaaaagaagcaataaatagAAACGGTACTTTCTACGTATCAAGACGTTTTCATTGAGGCTGCGAGACAGAGCAAGACTTTTAATAGATAACGGAAAGACTAGGGGTGTAAATGCAAAGTTGCTGTTTTGTCCTTATAAGCTTTTATTATCGGACATTGAAATACTAGATTTAAATATGTCTGCAGGCTTTTGAGATCTCGGAGTAAGTAATCCTCTTTCTCTGTTGAAAATGCATACAGAAACTGCTTTGTTTATTAAGTAATACTTATTAATAATAGAAACAGTGAAGATGCCActagtttaaaatgtcaactcaaCTTAGGTTGGTTTAGTCGAAAATGTTAGTGAAAGCTTGTCTTAACGGTTGCTGCTCTCTCACTCACTCTGATGAATGCATCGCAAATTTTCAGTGCTTCTTTTGTTATTATGACCACAATAGAttaaaagaagcataaaaaaaacaacatgcagcCAAAGCTGAACGGGAATATTATAATGGTACATGGCTTCTTTAAAAGCTTGTAGTTTGTCAAATGTTTAGTCTGCgaaagcaacaaaaaattaaaatacttgaGATAAATTCAGTATATTGTTGTGAGGTGGATTTGTCTATCCATCTGTTTATATCTTCAAcctaaatgaaagaaaattaccGCATCACTTACAAGGGCTAAagtaagataaatatttttgttggcTTTTTAAGGTTGTCAAAACAGAAACCGCTCTTGGCAAACAAACTCAGCAGGAAATGAAGGTTAAAGCACACATGAAATGATTGGACTTCTAGTTGCTAAAGGAACAATGTGAAGAGTGTGTTTTATCCAGCTGTAATGTGACAGTAATGCAGACATAATCACAGTTTTaaataactgcagaaatatGAACAGTAGAAGCTTGGTTTTCAGCTCTCAGCGCATTcaaaacttgaaataatttccattttaattgaGGCTCAGATGAGACATTTAAGGCATCTGCAGCTGAGTCCGTTAGCACTCTGTTTAAAAGTTATATCTGACAGGGATGGGAGATACAGAAGCAGGCAAAAAGCAATTGACTCTGAGCTTTCACCTACTCAGGGCAGGGCTCTTATAAAGCAGATAGATGgccagtcagttttttttttttttttttttttttttttaatggctctAGCACATGATGCTCTGTTTTAATGCTTTCGTAAATTCAGCCTGGCCCGTGGAGAATGATGGCTTCATTACTCCTGATCAGTTGCAATGACCTTTTGATGGGCAACTTTATAAAGTTCTCGGATTCATGAGTAGGCAATTTGGCACTTTAAAGGGGGCGGTGGGTGTTAAGATTCAAGATTTGTTGGAACTCGGCCTAGAGCCTTGGCACAGAGCGCTGCTATCTGTTAAGTAACAACTGCCATCTGCCCATCCGCTTCTCCCATGTTCCCTCCTTATTGATGTTATCCACTATACACACTGCTAAGTTTCCTCTCTTGTCATTCACAGGTCGCTGTTGTGGgcgagtgtgtgcatgtgtgtgtgtgactgcgtGTGCGAGTGTGCACGTGTTTGAGTGTGTGAGAAGGACTCGAAGAAAAATCCAGTGATGGCTGCCAATAAAGGTAAAAACCAGAGTTCTCTGGCACTGCACAAGGTGATAATGGTGGGAAGTGGAGGTGTGGGGAAGTCCGCCCTCACGCTGCAATTCATGTATGATGAGGTGAGTTGATACTACACACACCTGGTCTACCCGCAAACTCCTGTCTGATCAGTTAACCACGGTTCCCTTTGTTTAATTGGTCTCCTGGGAAACGCTGTTAAAATGAGATGAGGGCTCCCAGAACGACTACATAGGAGaggctaaaaacattttaataaggCCACTAGCTCAAACTTCCTATAAAATcatatgatcttttttttttacacattacaaccacaagcttctTTGTGATTTAATGCTATTTGATGTGAAGTGTGCAATTGTCAAGTGAAAGGGAGGGTGCCTTCACACCCAATTTGTTTGCCTGGAAAGTCcagttcatttggggaggtgtgaatgcacaatcaAACTCTGACCCACCTAAAAACCTGGGTCTCTGTCATGTTGAGGTGAACTCTGGAAAAGTTAGAAACGTTTGCTGTACATTTACAACGGCTTAATGGCCCAGACACACATTCAGGTAAGAATCTGTTCTGCTTTTCACAGATGGTCTCCATTCAGTGTGTCTCAAATTGAGCTGTTTTagtaaaaatttcaaaatgaatggCCTCTTTTGTAAAGGTGGCGGTGTCACCCTCACTGCAGTAACAATGATTCTGCAAAGTAATGACATTGGGAcgtaaatacaaatgcatgtcaaacctttcatattttaatctgtaaaatacATTACATTGTGTTGGTGATTTCcataaaatccaaagaaaacatattgAATTTTATGACTGGAATCTGAAAAAGTTGACAGGTTGTTTAAATCTGGTGTTCTGCATCCTCctgcaaaacacacatacaGTCTCCAAAACGCAAGCAAATAAGTTGCCTTAATGTTCTCCTTCTCAGTTTGTCGAAGATTACGAACCCACTAAGGCAGATAGCTACAGGAAGAAGGTAGTGCTGGACGGGGAGGAAGTCCAGATCGACATCCTGGACACAGCTGGCCAGGAGGACTATGCTGCTATCAGGGATAATTATTTTCGCAGCGGGGAGGGCTTCCTGCTGGTTTTCTCCATCACAGAGCACGAGTCCTTCAGTGCCACTGATGAGTTCAGGTAATGATGCAGTGAGGCGAGCGCGTAAATGTGGCATCTGTTGAAGGTCCGCAACTTTGATGAGATGTAAATTAGATTACATGTTGCTATATTGGTAATGACTGTGATCACTGAAATgattcaattacattttttctactCCTTGGTCATGTTATTGTTTTAGACAAGTTCAGTTTAGGATtaaattaattgcttttttcCAGTGTCAGTCCTGAGGAATTGACAAAAAGATTTGCTTGAATCTGATccaaaaaaaacctgcaacaaAACTGTTACATCCAGTCCAACATGGATTTGTTTTGCAGGGAAGAAAATAACCctttatattacaaaaacaatgatGCTCCTGCTAAATGTTAAAGAATTGTACCTATTATTTGCGAAGTACAAAAACGGTATTCGACAACCCTTGCACTTGCTtattgggtttttgttttgtgcttgcAGGGAGCAGATCCTGCGAGTGAAGGCGGAGGAGGACAAGATCCCTCTCCTGCTGGTTGGCAACAAGTCGGATCTGGAGGATCGTCGGCAGGTGTCTGGTGATGAGGCGCGCGGGAAGGCTGAGGAGTGGGGGGTCCAGTATGTAGAGACGTCTGCCAAAACTAGAGCCAACGTGGATAAGGTGCCAATGCTCACTCACTGCATTACTAAACAGAAAAAGGCTAAAATTATAGGTGCACATGGTAAATTTATGCTTATGATTATGTTGGTCATAATCAACAGCATTGATATTGACTGGTTAGTAAACAACACAGCCTGCTCAGGTAGCCAGACTGTTGTCAGTTACTTCATAGGCATAGTTTACCTAAACCAGAGTTGTATAAATGCAAATCTCaaaggaccaaaatgaaaaattttcaTAGTCAAAGGTCCATGTATTATAGTCCATACATACAACATACAGTTGTACTCAAAATCATTCAAGAAtcttgtaaattaaaataaataagtgctAATATAAAGTTACAACTCTTTCAATTTAACAGAAAGAATCAACTCCTCCACAGAATTTGTCGGTAAACAAAGAAATCAAGATCTGCAGTAAGATCTGTTTTAAAATCCATGCCACTAAGAGTGCGTACGCTGTTggattgtgttgttttgtgtcaTGGATCAAACAAGAATTCTACTTGCAGCTTGATAAAATGGTGATAGAGCTTTTATTCTTCCTTTTCTTGACtcaaaagtttgagaaaatgtCTCTTCAAAATGCCTCTTTGCTCTCAAATGCTTTGTCGTACCGACGATCTCTTGGTAAATTAAGCAGAATCATGCTTGTGTTGGTTGGAGGGAGAATTAATGCATAAAAGTcaattttcctttcactgcAAATTTGGAATGTGCCGTTTTCTAGTGCTGGGGAGGTTTCAGCTAGAAAACCGCTCCCAAAGTGGAAGTGCTGGTGTTGCAGCAGTAATGACCGAGTGACAGGTTGACATGGAGATGACTGTCCATGCTTTATGATATGGCTGACATTTAGTTGTCTTCTTATTACTAGGGAAACAACACACAATTTCACGCCGCCTCagtctatatttaaaaaattaaataaaatcacagcttGAGGGCCACAGATATCTGGTTCGCAGGCCGAATGCAGACCCCATTAAGGCATCTCTGACctaaaccattttaaaattctgttaTTTTAGCAGAGTAGATGAGTGAGGCTCTTTGTCACTGCCTTTTAAGTTCCAAAGGCAAAACAAATTCCAAGAAACTgctggttgttttgtttctgatcaCGCTTCCAACTtgattctttgaaaaatatctaTTTCTAGCAAAAATTGACACAGTAACAGTAAATGGCCACCAAACACCTTTTGTCCCACTCCAGAAAAGTTATCATTTACATTCTGACGACAATGTTTACAAACAGcaacattcatttttcttccctccATATGACCAATGACTACTCCATTCACTCTCTGATGGAAAATTTGGTGATTGTGAAACCATGAATTTGTAAAACCTTGGTGCAACTTGCTAACAGTAACCACTCATATCTAACTTGTAAATTCTGTACAGTACTGAATTGTAACGTGAACTCAAATTtacttgtttgatttttatctgaCTCCCAAACATGTGACAAGTAGCTACTCATTTTCCCTCCAGGTATTCTTCGACCTGATGCGCGACGTGCGTGGcaagaaaatgactgaaaacaaggACAAAAACGGGAAAGGAAAGAACAAGAAGAGTAAGAAGAGTTTCAGAGAGAGATGCTGTTTACTTTGAGCTCTTCATGGACCTAAATATAAGCCACAACACACATCTGTATTGCCGGGGAACAAAACGGATGTCTTTCATTGTCATTTAAATGGGAAattgataattatttttgtaatggcTTGTGATAGATTAGTCTCTACAACAATCTCAACCACTTTGTTGCCAATTTTACGTACTAAAACTGGAAGATGACCACTGTTGTTACTGTGACTTAAACTGCAGTGCTTGATGGCTCACACTAAGCTAATGACCAAACTGCCAGTGACACTAACTATGCTGCTCAAGAATTTCTCCACTGTTTATCGCTGAATAATGCCTTTGAATTTCAGTAAACAACGTGTTAAATTTCCGAAGCCACTCGTAACCTTATCATGCAGACCTCTTGTTTCTGTGTTCATCAAACTGTAGGAACTATAATGCTGCTGTCTGTCATGTTTGTCCATTAATGGTGACATTTACTGCTTTGCCAAGGTCTCATCCATTTGGTCTGTTCAGACTTATTCTTTCTACTTGGCTGCTTTGAATtgataaacatttcaaatgattatttttattttttttcctctgagtgCGTAAGCTTTATCTTTCCCCAAGACTTTGTGACTTTTGTGCCCACAGATGATTCTCAAGGTAGTGGAATCCAATTAGAGGATTTGTGGCCAAACAGGGTTATTTCatattcttttcttcttttgtagGATTACAAAAAGTCAATCAGATAAATTCTTTGTAGTCCTACAGgtaaaaagctgcagaatttTGGGGACTGAAAAACTCATTAATTAATTCTTTGTGCAGATCTGATGCGATATATTTACTAGTTTAtcacaaacagaagaaagcaTCCATATACTCCGACCTTTCTAGTAGTGCAGATTtgtatttcttgtttcttttaaaggaaTGTTGATGTTCTGGCATTTTGATGACAATCTTCAATAATGACATGCCTGCGTTGTGGTCAATATAGTTTAAATGCAGGAAATCAGCggttctttacattttaataacatgCATTTCATTGCCATAGGAAGGGGGTTTCGTTCACAGTGGTGTTTGTGCCAACCAAACTGCAAATCGAACCATGTTTGTACACTATGTATGTGCTCCAACAGAGCAATTTGTCTGAACTGTACTACCTTACTGTGTCCTTGAGCAAAGCTTTGCATCTTAACTCTTGTTTAATCAAGTGCTGTGGTGAGTGAGATGTTTCTACCACTGCCTAAGCCATTCTTTGTAACATGCCTTCTTTGTTTTATGCATTCTACTGTGAACATGAGTCAGTCTCCTTGCAGCATGaaagctgcaaaataaatgtttcttttctttattcttgacctttttatgtttttattatttaaaacgaGTTTTAGGTTTTAATCATGGCTGATTCATGAAAGCAATACTCAAATGAAATTAAGTCATTTACCACTATTTATGCTTGGTGTTGCACATCATCCTCTCCTGGTGGGTGTGTGCATTTAAAATTCTATCAAAAGTATTaacacaaacttttaaaaaaaagtaatttaatttgtCTATTAGgtttactaaataaaattaattgaacCAATTTCCTTCAGAAGTCAGctaattaacattaacagctcACTTTTGTGGAATTTTAGTTCAGGAAACAATGTTGGACATTTGGCACTATGAAAACTAATGAGTGCACGACAGATAAGTTATAGGTTACAGAACAATATCCAAAGCTTATAATTTTTCAGAGAGCACTCTTTAATATCTTATCCAAAATGGAAATAGTAAGGTACAAATTAAAACCTACAAAGACAAGGCCATGAACCTAAAATGACTGGTCAGGTTAGAGTTGTAAGAGCTGCAGAGAATCACAACCCTGCTGGACGAATCGGGATGCTGGATGGCTATTAGTGATGCTCACATCTAGTTTTTACACAGCAgtgggaagggaaaaaaatataaaacaatgagATGGTGACGAGTGTTGATGCTTTTCCCCATTCGAGAATGAGAAGCTGAAAGGCTGCTAGTCTGCAAAACACTTGAGACTTGAGAGGAGGGTCACCTTCAGTAGCAACAGAGCTGCAATGGAACGGCTTGGATCAAAGTATGTTGTGCTAGGATAGATTAGTCAGTCCATAATGTAGATGAGAATCTGTAGCAAGACGTTAAAGTTGCTTTTTCACAAATGCTATAAatgttgagctgttttgcaaagaagaatgaccaaaagtttctgttttttgatgTTGAAATCTGGTTCAGTCATACCGCAAAAGACCTACAGCTGTGACTTCTGCAAAAGTTGTTTCTACAAAGTGGTGAGTCTGACTTTATTTGCTATTTAGatatagtaataataatcaatGCCATTGAATTTAGGTTTATAAGAGTAAAGgggtctgaatacaaatgcattccATGCATATAATATTTTCCTCTTTGCAATTGTGcttaatttgtgtttgtctattacataaaatccgaAGAAAAGGccttgaagtttgtggctgtaaagagacaaaatatgaagaaagttcaatacttttgcaagcctaTGCAATGTTCTCGTACACTTACATTAACCCTAAAGGACGAATGTCACTGCTGCCATTCCTTATCTTCTTTGGACCAGTAACTTACATCATATGGCTTCCCAAGTCACGTTGGGAGCCTGGGGCTTGTTTTCTTGATTGGTGACAATGATGTTTTACCAGCCTTTCTGTTAACCTCGCAACCTTCTGTCACATGGCAGCCTGGTGTAAGATCAGCTGAAGCAAAGACTCACATTTTCGAAGCCCAGGGAGCGTCTGGGTCAGTGAAGCTCATTTCACAGTGTGAAAACGGGGTTGACTACATCGCCCGGCCAAGACTCActataatgacatttttaaaatagctttGAGTGTGAAGGATAGGAACATGCTTCCTTGGTGCTATGTAAATCGAAATGTTTGACCCATAATCTGATTGCACCTTCTTTGGAGTTAAATGTAGAGTAATCTGCTTGTATTTCAGTCTGCAGGACTcttcatgataaaaaaataaataagagtggtctgaaaatcatcagattcctgctgtttttattctttggggGCTGTTTACAAATCTGCCtgaaagcaattttttttctgaccttgtTTTGCTTCATTCAGAAGCAACTCTCAAgggattttaattgattttgtgtgttacttttttttttttttttacattctctAAAAGTTGACGATCTTTTCcagcatcttttttctttttgcatcaaGTCAAGTTCTTTTTGGTTGCCAACACTTTAATATCCCCACCTGTCCTCAAATCAGTCCCTCATTGTATCTCCaatcttttattctttaagGCAACAGAGATAAGACTTCCTCTCCAGTCTTGGGGAGAGAACTGTATGTTTAAAAGTATTGATCAGACAGGTCAACACCGGGGGAATTCTTAAATCAACGTtaacctttaaaagaaaaaggcgCAGAGAGAGTTGCTGTGGGGATTTAAAGCTGTAACACCTATGAAAGCCACTGCTCCACTTTCACAGGATACTTCACATAAATACACtaatcccccccacccccatctcACCATAATTTATATCACCAGTGAAACCTGCCGGGGGTTGGAAGCCTGTGGCAGAATTTCCACCAGAGAGGCTAAACATGTCACAGCGCAGATAAGCACATTTACCTGCCTGAAATTCACCTCTCTGGGCTCCCACTCCTCGCCCGCACCTCTAAGTAGGCAGATTAGGTGGTCTGTTAAACCCATAGGAAGGCACTTATTTAGAAATACATGAAAGGGCAAAGTGAGGCAGGCTAATGACCGATGCCATGTCACAGACATACTCTCGGGTCTTTTATCATTCTGTGGAGAGGGCCCCCGTCCTCTGAATAACCCTCATTATATCTGAGCTAATGTTGGGGATGAGGATGTTCAAGTGATAAAGCACCATCACAGTCCTTCATTATACAGAAAGAGAAACCGGCTCTATGGAATTGCGCTCGAcctataaaataaatgcaatggACAGAGAATAACTCGTATTTTAGCGGTTGTGCCATTTCCTACCGTCTGCACATTGAGCCTTATGAGGGAGGACTTCTGTTCTCTCTTTGGCCATGGGATGGCAGTCTTGCATCTCTCTAGAGCCTGTGTGCCGTTTGCTGTTTTCTGCATCATTAGTGCTACCAGCTTCTCTTCCACCCCAAGGCTTCATTCATCTTGACTGAGGCTGACAGAATGACTAAATGTTTATCACCCCCTATTAAATCATGTCTTCTTGCAGAAATTAAGACTAAGTTCTGATTATCTTTATAGCCCAATGTATGTGTATCATCACTGATAACACAAGggtaacatttttgtttaaatgttaatggAATGAATTAAGCTTTCCTCTCAGTGAGTGCGCGTTGAACatccaaaaccataaataagtGTTAAATATAAAGCAAGACTCagcaattttttattaaaagtgtattaatgtgcttattgtttaatttttgtacAGTGACTTGTAAATGTACTCTTACACCCTGAagtttttcacatcttttttcaaaactacaaactttaatgcattaaGATTTTGGTTTATAGACAAACATAATCAATGCTGAATTGTAAAGTGAAAGGGAAATACACATGACTTTAAAAGAtgcatacaaataaaaatataaaaaatattgtgtgtATTTGCATTTATACTTAATTACACTATTGTTGCTTTCACCTGCCAGGCTCTTTCTAGTTATTCCCTGATTTCTCTGGTTTCTCGTgttcctttttcctgatgtttccAACATTTGGGACTGCCACTTTGATCACAGAAGTGATCACACTGTTGCTCATCAATGGTCACAATGTCCAGTTGATTGGAGATTACTGCTTTGTCCATCTGTATCTGGAAGtaccacaggatcttagctcgacAATTCTCCATCACCTGGGGAGGTGATTTCCACTTTGACCTACGGGTCTCCAGGTCGTATTCCGGCTATTCTGGCTGCTTGGCCCCTGGCATTCCATGTATTTCTTTCCTGCAATGGgatgctggatttttttctgaagtctCTTTGGGATCTGGGATCTGGGATCTTTCATGGTATGGTAGATCTGAGTTTCTATTGCTCTGGTGCTCAAAACCTGCTCCTGTACTACAGTGATCAGTATTTCAGTTCTGTCTTTCAGTCCGGCTCCGTCTAGCCACTGGTAGGATTTGGTCACATCAGCCACTACAGCTATCTGTGATGGGTACATCCCATGATGGTTCATTCAGCTCCTTCTCTTCCAGTTTCCATTGTTCATTGCACAGTCatatatgtacatttattaCTGTATTTAGTTCAATTTATCCTCCAATAgactctgaccagcttcacCGTTCCTGTAAAGGAAAGTCTCCTCACGTGATgttgcttccactttgttttgaCTTTGGATCTCGTCTTATCCAGAGAGGCtaaacatgtttgctgtgtctaaatgtttgctgtgtcctctGAATGACTTGTGGCAGAATGTATCCTGAACTTCTCATGACTTGTTAGGTGCACAACTAATAGTTTCAATATAAACAGAGTAATGGATCTTTTCAGCTCCCCCAGAGTTACTGTTGACCTTTCGCTGCTTCTTTGATTAATTCTCTCTGCTCGTCCAGCCTGTCGATGTAGGTGAAGGCCATTTCTTGGTAGGTTTGAAGCTCAAAGGCCTGGGATATCGTTTTATGACAACACCCCGATTTAAATATCTCCACAGCTTTATCCCTCACCTATATTATCCGATGTGTGCCTTGGTCTTCATAATGTTTTTGGCTtagtcattttctctgacaaACCTCTGAGATTCATAGAGCAGTTCAATTTATTCTGACATTAAATTATATACACCCTTATTCTCCACTGTGCTGATTTCTGAAGGGAATTCCTTGCTTTGGATCATATTCAGGAATGTCAGAGTAAAAGTGGATGAATACAAATggctttttcagatttttatcattaaaCAGTCTTCACTTTcattcttccacttcacaagtatgcactactttgtgttgaccTATTTACATGGAATCTGACAAAAACACTGTGAAATTCATGATTTAACGAGACACAAAGCGAAGAAGTTCAATGTGTCTGGAACTCTTTGCAGCAACTGAAGCACAAATCATAAAAATCAGTTGTGGCAGTGGCTCAgatgtctgtctctttaagaataaATTACTGCTGAATTAAAGTGAAGCGTTCTCCTTCAGCTGAATTTTGTTTCCATAACAGCAAAACTATCAACAGCTCCCCACAACAACGCAAACAGCCTATGAAAAAAGCCTGTTTTGCACAGTGTCTTTTATTGCCTGGCACACATGCTCTCTCCGGATGATCCCTTTGGAACAACTCTGCAGACATGGTCTTCACTCAGTCTCTGCAAAGAGTGTGTGCTGGGACAGATCCACAATGCTTAATATGGATCCACTACAATGCTATTGTATTAGTGGAAACACTTTGAGTGGTTATGCTCTTCTCTGTTCAATAAATTaggtgtttaaaatgttcagaaaagaTTTCTAAgatatatttttctgaaatgtttgctcATACTATATAATTGATGTAAGTTTATAATTGCCCCACTGGTTTCCATCAGTCAATCATCATGTTCTCTCTACACATACAACTTTGCCGTGCCTATCTGGAAGTAGGGATGGGCGAAACAGACTTGaggttttatcacaatattttgtggtactgttGTGATAACTATAAAAGTGATGTGAAGAACTATTTACTGCTTCTTTCTTATGTAACTGTGTGGCTTTGACTGCATGCCACAGCAATcacagccccacaaacacaaatcatgTGTTTTATCTTATCACAAATGATAAGATACATTTCTTATCGTAAGAAATGTATCACAGTTAATGATGAAACAATGAATACCCACATCTCTCTGGAAGTGCAGCATTGTTTAACTCTCCCAGATCCCATCAAAGAGACCCACTGTGGAGTAAAGGACTTCTGTCACAAGTTGTTTAGTTGAAAAAGACATAAGATTTGGCactttaaatttcttttcagtttatGCCGTTGAATTTCTACTCtgttaatgtgaaaaatgtaatattcttaaaattaattaagcCTTTGGACACTAAACTGTCcgacatgttttattatttgtcagTTAACTGAGCAGCTTTTTGTGTTCAAATAAGATGAGGAACATTGAGTTGAATGTAGTTATATGTGAAAGTCGCATAAAGAGTTATTTTAAAGACA
Proteins encoded:
- the ralba gene encoding ras-related protein Ral-B; translation: MAANKGKNQSSLALHKVIMVGSGGVGKSALTLQFMYDEFVEDYEPTKADSYRKKVVLDGEEVQIDILDTAGQEDYAAIRDNYFRSGEGFLLVFSITEHESFSATDEFREQILRVKAEEDKIPLLLVGNKSDLEDRRQVSGDEARGKAEEWGVQYVETSAKTRANVDKVFFDLMRDVRGKKMTENKDKNGKGKNKKSKKSFRERCCLL